A single genomic interval of Drosophila virilis strain 15010-1051.87 chromosome 2, Dvir_AGI_RSII-ME, whole genome shotgun sequence harbors:
- the wrd gene encoding serine/threonine-protein phosphatase 2A 56 kDa regulatory subunit gamma isoform isoform X4 codes for MVIGAMLLTGNHHNGPTKQQQQQQQQQATAAAANNNASNSAAAAAAAAAKQEEPQQQHQQQQPTATAAAAGYYALGGIRIPKSPSFHSGLDQLADDEEQSGQGDNTKFKFSSVGELKAKFEVQARKMPLSPPEASATNTTTASSSPSSSSTSSNSSASALSSLSQAGSSSLGSAAASLSASSLSAATYGGGANSAAAALIASSSPFGSQTSTSSLSLSSAATNVLPAATITTTTTTTAAPAAAQQAPTAAMSKNTPTTTATGVAAGTSSNTLVSTLAQHFSAATTASSLLSTASSVVTAASTASSSSNKSPVSAAAAIKNILNATKNVGSNAAASSTNCSSSSSSSEVAPEEPLRSTVAQNLVGGISISLGIGQRNGSTATVAVVSVASSSLLSTSSSSSSASVLRQNGDAMGHNLSSPQTLQQLTGSPGRARDRNLFHSPPNASTALALPPLRETPAQEREELFLQKLRQCCTLFDFSEPLSDLKWKEVKRAALHEMVEYLSNQNGVITEIIYPEAINMFAVNLFRTLPPSSNPNGAEFDPEEDEPTLESSWPHLQLVYELFLRFLESPDFQPNIAKRYIDHQFVLQLLDLFDSEDPRERDFLKTVLHRIYGKFLGLRAFIRKQINNVFYRFIYETEHHNGIAELLEILGSIINGFALPLKEEHKQFLLKVLLPLHKAKSLSVYHPQLTYCVVQFLEKDPSLSEAVIKSLLKFWPKTHSPKEVMFLNEVEELLDVIEPAEFQKVMAPLFRQISKCVSSPHFQVAERALYYWNNEYIMSLIADNSQTILPIMFPALNRNSKTHWNKTIHGLIYNALKLFMEMNQRLFDECSKNYKQEKQQEREKLTQREELWQQVESLAKTNPEWTKARRFSDSLSMSDSQILYDQYNENCDLTYDKLEQQSRPPPALKQQPNQEPRE; via the exons ATGGTCATCGGTGCTATGTTGCTGACGGGTAACCATCACAACGGTCCCaccaaacaacagcagcagcagcagcagcaacaagcgactgcagcagcagccaacaacaacgcaagcaactcagcagcagcagcagcagcagcagcagctaaacaGGAggagccacaacaacagcatcagcaacagcagccaacagcaaccgctgccgccgccggctACTATGCACTGGGTGGCATACGAATACCCAAGTCGCCATCGTTTCACAGCGGCTTAGATCAGCTGGCCGACGACGAGGAGCAGTCGGGCCAGGGCGATAATACCAAATTCAAGTTCAGCAGCGTGGGAGAGCTAAAGGCCAAGTTTGAGGTGCAGGCACGCAAAATGCCACTGTCGCCACCAGAGGCAAGTGCCACCAACACCACCACCGCATCATCGTCGCCATCGTCCTCATCGACTAGCTCAAATTCGTCGGCATCGGCACTGTCATCGCTGTCGCAGGCTGGCTCATCCTCGCTGGGCTCGGCTGCAGCGAGTTTATCGGCTTCCAGCTTATCGGCGGCCACATACGGAGGTGGTGCCAATTCCGCAGCCGCTGCGTTAATTGCCTCCTCATCGCCGTTTGGGTCACAGACCTCCACGTCCTCATTGTCGCTGTCGTCCGCGGCGACGAATGtgctgccagcagcaacaataacaacaacaacaacaacaacagcagcaccagcagcagcacaacaagcaccaacagcagccaTGTCTAAGAACACGCCcaccacaacagcaactggaGTTGCAGCTGGAACAAGCAGCAACACACTGGTGTCAACCTTGGCGCAGCATTTCTCGGCAGCCACCACAGCCAGTTCATTGCTAAGCACTGCGTCTAGTGTAGTCACAGCTGCAAGCACAGCCAGTTCGTCCAGCAACAAG TCACCCGTGAGCGCCGCCGCGGCCATTAAGAACATATTGAATGCCACCAAAAATGTGGGCAGCAATGCAGCTGCGTCCAGcaccaactgcagcagcagcagcagcagcagcgaagtAGCGCCCGAGGAGCCACTGCGCTCGACAGTGGCACAGAATCTGGTCGGTGGCATTAGCATTTCCCTAGGCATTGGCCAGCGCAACGGCAGTACGGCGACTGTGGCGGTGGTTTCGGTGGCGTCGTCGTCATTGttgtcgacgtcgtcgtcctcgtcgtcTGCGTCAGTACTACGCCAAAACGGCGATGCCATGGGCCACAATCTATCGTCGCCGCAGACGCTGCAACAGCTGACGGGAAGTCCAGGACGCGCACGCGATCGGAATCTGTTTCACTCGCCGCCCAACGCATCAACTGCGCTGGCGTTGCCGCCACTGCGAG AAACACCAGCGCAGGAGCGGGAGGAGCTGTTTCTACAGAAACTACGGCAATGTTGCACTCTATTCGATTTCTCCGAGCCCCTAAGCGATCTAAAATGGAAGGAGGTCAAGCGCGCCGCCCTCCACGAGATGGTCGAGTATCTGTCCAATCAGAATGGCGTTATTACAGAGATTATCTACCCGGAGGCCATCAATATG tttGCAGTAAATCTATTTCGCACCTTGCCGCCCTCCTCGAATCCCAATGGCGCTGAATTCGATCCGGAAGAGGATGAGCCAACATTGGAGTCATCTTGGCCACATTTGCAATTAGTCTATGAGCTATTTTTGCGTTTTTTGGAGTCACCCGATTTCCAGCCAAATATTGCAAAACGTTATATCGATCATCAATTTGTATTACAACTGTTGGATTTATTCGATTCAGAGGATCCGCGTGAACGTGATTTCCTTAAGACTGTTCTACATCGCATCTATGGCAAATTCTTGGGATTGAGGGCATTTATTAGGAAACAGATCAACAATGTGTTTTACAG ATTTATCTATGAAACGGAACATCATAATGGCATTGCCGAGTTGCTGGAAATATTGGGTAGCATCATTAATGGATTTGCTTTACCGCTCAAGGAGGAGCACAAACAATTTTTACTTAAGGtattgttgccattgcacAAAGCCAAGAGCCTCTCCGTATACCATCCGCAGCTGACATACTGCGTGGTGCAGTTCCTTGAAAAGGATCCCAGTTTGTCAGAGGCGGTCATAAA AAGTCTATTGAAGTTTTGGCCCAAAACCCACAGTCCTAAGGAGGTTATGTTTTTGAATGAGGTAGAGGAGCTGCTCGATGTTATTGAACCGGCCGAATTTCAGAAGGTCATGGCGCCCCTATTCCGGCAGATATCCAAATGCGTCTCTTCGCCGCACTTTCAGGTGGCGGAGCGTGCACTTTATTACTGGAACAATGAGTACATTATGTCGCTGATAGCGGACAATTCGCAGACCATATTGCCCATCATGTTTCCAGCGCTTAATCGTAACTCTAAGACGCACTGGAATAAGACCATTCACGGTCTCATTTACAATGCCCTTAAGCTATTTATGGAGATGAATCAGCGACTGTTCGATGAGTGTAGCAAGAACTACAAACAGGAGAAGCAGCA gGAACGCGAGAAGCTTACGCAACGCGAGGAGCTGTGGCAACAGGTGGAGAGCCTGGCCAAAACCAATCCGGAGTGGACCAAGGCGCGTCGCTTTAGCGATAGTCTGTCGATGTCCGATAGTCAAATACTGTACGATCAATACAATGAGAATTGTGATCTAACCTACGATAAGCTTGAGCAACAGTCAAGGCCGCCGCCGGCGCTAAAGCAACAGCCAAACCAGGAGCCCAGAGAG TGA